From a single Natronorubrum tibetense GA33 genomic region:
- a CDS encoding OapC/ArvC family zinc-ribbon domain-containing protein, giving the protein MPHECTNCGRTFPDGSKEMLSGCPDCGGNKFQFAPSGRATSGSSGSTAGNAADSDAGTAASPDTAAEPDTSGTVGRAAETVRGWMSSESDDSSTETESPQPTAANRSGSSTVDDHSTPAAGTQSGSADANRAQQTDSQQTTQSWPDSDESADPDERSEPGEFAEWPETARRPEDRSTPPSDGSSGIQGDNAAAGSGSPPADSIDDGGSLEDDGTLTDGPTLAESENTAQADARSEVVSTDDLPGDTDRAAGPETGAAGPSGSPDPADGTGEQPPDHGRVVSEPSGSQPSIEELRAELNEQFESIKIVSPGQYELNLMELYNREEYIISLQEDGRYVIDVPDSWRSEDDS; this is encoded by the coding sequence ATGCCACACGAATGTACGAACTGCGGTCGCACGTTTCCCGACGGCTCCAAGGAGATGCTGTCGGGCTGTCCCGACTGCGGCGGGAACAAGTTCCAGTTCGCCCCGTCCGGTCGGGCAACGAGCGGGTCGTCCGGGTCAACTGCGGGGAACGCGGCCGATTCGGACGCGGGAACTGCAGCGTCACCCGACACGGCAGCGGAACCCGACACGTCTGGAACCGTCGGACGCGCCGCAGAAACCGTTCGTGGGTGGATGTCGTCGGAATCGGACGATTCGAGTACTGAGACGGAGTCGCCGCAACCGACAGCGGCGAATCGCTCCGGATCGTCGACCGTCGACGATCACTCCACACCGGCGGCCGGAACTCAGTCCGGATCGGCCGATGCAAACCGGGCCCAACAGACGGACTCCCAACAGACAACTCAATCGTGGCCCGACAGCGACGAGTCGGCCGACCCTGACGAGCGTTCCGAACCGGGCGAGTTCGCCGAGTGGCCGGAGACCGCTCGACGGCCCGAAGATCGTTCGACACCCCCGAGCGACGGTTCCAGTGGAATTCAGGGGGACAACGCTGCGGCCGGCTCTGGGTCTCCCCCCGCAGATTCGATCGACGACGGGGGATCCCTCGAGGATGACGGGACGCTGACGGACGGACCGACGCTCGCGGAGAGCGAGAACACGGCACAGGCTGACGCCCGAAGCGAGGTCGTGTCGACGGACGACCTGCCCGGCGACACCGATCGTGCCGCTGGACCGGAAACGGGGGCCGCTGGACCGTCTGGATCACCCGATCCCGCAGACGGTACCGGTGAGCAGCCGCCGGATCACGGCCGCGTCGTCAGCGAACCGTCGGGTTCCCAGCCGTCGATCGAGGAGCTTCGCGCGGAGCTCAACGAGCAGTTCGAAAGCATCAAAATCGTTAGCCCGGGGCAGTACGAACTCAACCTGATGGAGCTTTACAACCGCGAGGAGTACATCATCTCGCTGCAAGAAGACGGCCGGTACGTCATCGACGTGCCGGACTCCTGGCGTTCGGAGGACGACTCGTAG
- a CDS encoding DUF2073 domain-containing protein: MPKATNADDPDAPNGVQIDLISGERMENMATMEKIRMILDGVHDGNIVILEEGLTPDEESKLIEVTMSEISPDEFNGIEIETYPKSTTRDSSLLGRIMGGDESTAKLTVIGPANQIETLHKDETLISALVSRD; encoded by the coding sequence ATGCCAAAAGCAACTAACGCGGACGACCCGGACGCTCCCAATGGTGTCCAGATCGACCTGATCAGCGGCGAGCGCATGGAGAACATGGCGACGATGGAGAAGATCCGGATGATCTTGGACGGCGTCCATGACGGCAACATCGTCATCTTAGAGGAGGGACTGACGCCCGACGAGGAGAGCAAACTCATCGAGGTGACGATGTCCGAGATCAGCCCCGACGAGTTCAACGGGATCGAGATCGAGACCTATCCGAAATCCACGACGCGCGACTCCTCGCTGCTCGGCCGGATCATGGGCGGCGACGAATCGACGGCCAAACTGACAGTCATCGGACCAGCGAACCAGATCGAGACGCTTCACAAGGACGAAACGCTCATCAGTGCGCTCGTCTCTCGAGACTGA
- a CDS encoding Era-like GTP-binding protein codes for MGLFTELKDSISRVTDRLFSEQEPKRIGIYGPPNAGKTTLANRIARDWTGDAIGAESHIPHETRRARRKEGVEIERNGKSVTIDIVDTPGVTTKVDYEEFTDEMEEDDAIRRSREATEGVAEAMHWLREDVDGVIYVLDSAEDPITQVNTMLIGIIESRDLPVLIFANKIDLDDSSVKRIEDAFPQHKTVPLSAKEGENMDEVYENIAEYFG; via the coding sequence ATGGGACTGTTCACAGAACTCAAAGATAGTATCTCTCGGGTTACGGACCGCCTGTTTTCGGAACAGGAACCCAAACGAATCGGCATCTACGGTCCGCCGAACGCAGGAAAGACAACGCTTGCCAATCGTATCGCTCGTGACTGGACCGGTGACGCCATCGGCGCGGAGAGTCACATTCCACACGAAACGCGGCGCGCGCGCCGGAAGGAAGGCGTCGAAATCGAACGCAACGGCAAGTCGGTGACCATCGACATCGTCGACACACCTGGTGTCACGACCAAGGTTGACTACGAGGAGTTCACCGACGAGATGGAAGAGGACGACGCGATCCGTCGCTCCCGCGAGGCAACCGAAGGCGTCGCGGAAGCGATGCACTGGCTGCGCGAGGATGTCGACGGCGTCATCTACGTACTCGACAGCGCCGAAGATCCGATCACGCAGGTCAACACGATGCTGATCGGTATCATCGAATCTCGAGATCTCCCGGTTCTTATCTTCGCGAACAAGATCGACCTCGACGACTCGAGCGTCAAGCGGATCGAGGATGCGTTCCCACAGCACAAGACCGTCCCACTGTCGGCCAAGGAGGGCGAGAATATGGACGAAGTGTACGAAAACATCGCGGAGTACTTCGGGTGA
- a CDS encoding Cdc6/Cdc18 family protein yields MSDDNSEPTGTEEGDSDESRGFSNLERSDLDDEASSQGLFDDLLSGEPIFENKEVLRPSYTPHELPHRSDQINKMATILVAALRGETPSNILIYGKTGTGKTASAKFVSKELESTSQKYSVPCDVEYINCEVTDTQYRVLAQLANKFIEKNEARIDDRVAELEERLAALDEYAADADSKTEVDTAAAVSDDPVESDRFADSESPERATATPDADGADADDQLPAAHPLESTPFDSRREVETEIEDLEADKESFEEVPMTGWPTDRVYSVFFDAVDYDERVVVIMLDEIDKLVEKSGDDTLYNLSRMNSELENSRVSIIGISNDLKFTDFLDPRVKSSLGEEEIVFPPYDANQLRDILEHRSNVAFKPGALSDDVIPLCAAFAAQEHGDARRALDLLRTAGELAERSQTETIVEEHVRQAQDKIELDRVVEVVRTLPTQSKLVLFAIILLEKNGVHSINTGEVFNIYKRLCEEIDADVLTQRRVTDLISELDMLGIVNAVVVSKGRYGRTKEISLSVPIDETEAVLLSDSRLSDIDDVQPFVQARFEN; encoded by the coding sequence ATGTCAGACGACAATTCAGAACCGACAGGCACGGAGGAGGGCGATAGCGACGAGAGCCGCGGGTTCTCGAACCTCGAGCGATCCGATCTCGACGACGAAGCGTCGAGTCAGGGACTGTTCGACGACCTTCTCAGCGGCGAACCGATTTTCGAGAACAAGGAAGTGCTTCGTCCGTCCTATACGCCGCACGAACTCCCCCATCGAAGCGATCAGATCAACAAGATGGCGACGATCCTCGTCGCCGCGCTCCGCGGCGAGACGCCGTCGAACATCCTCATCTACGGCAAGACCGGGACCGGAAAAACGGCCAGCGCGAAGTTTGTCAGCAAGGAACTCGAGAGCACTTCCCAGAAGTACAGCGTTCCGTGTGACGTCGAGTACATCAACTGCGAGGTCACGGATACGCAGTACCGCGTGCTCGCACAGCTCGCGAACAAGTTCATCGAAAAGAACGAGGCTCGAATCGACGACCGGGTCGCCGAACTCGAGGAGCGACTCGCGGCCCTCGACGAGTACGCGGCCGACGCCGACTCCAAGACGGAGGTCGACACCGCGGCGGCCGTTTCCGACGACCCCGTGGAGTCCGACCGGTTTGCCGATTCGGAGTCTCCCGAACGGGCGACTGCGACTCCCGATGCCGACGGTGCGGATGCGGACGATCAGTTGCCGGCAGCCCATCCGCTCGAGTCGACTCCCTTTGACTCCCGACGCGAGGTCGAAACGGAAATAGAGGACCTCGAGGCGGACAAGGAGTCCTTCGAGGAAGTCCCCATGACGGGGTGGCCGACCGACCGGGTCTACAGCGTCTTCTTCGACGCCGTCGATTACGACGAGCGCGTCGTCGTCATCATGTTAGACGAGATCGACAAACTCGTCGAAAAGAGCGGCGACGACACGCTCTACAACCTCTCGCGGATGAACTCCGAACTCGAGAACTCCCGCGTCTCCATCATCGGCATCTCGAACGACCTGAAGTTCACCGACTTCCTCGATCCGCGCGTCAAGTCCTCGCTGGGCGAGGAGGAGATCGTCTTCCCGCCCTACGACGCGAACCAGTTGCGCGATATCCTCGAGCACCGCTCGAACGTCGCGTTCAAGCCCGGCGCGCTGTCGGACGACGTGATCCCGCTCTGTGCGGCCTTTGCGGCACAGGAACACGGTGACGCGCGGCGCGCGCTGGATCTCCTTCGGACCGCGGGCGAACTGGCCGAACGCTCCCAGACGGAGACGATCGTCGAGGAACACGTCCGTCAGGCCCAGGACAAGATCGAACTCGACCGCGTGGTCGAGGTCGTCCGCACCCTTCCGACCCAGAGCAAACTCGTCCTCTTCGCGATCATCCTCCTCGAGAAAAACGGCGTCCACAGCATCAACACGGGCGAGGTGTTCAATATCTACAAACGGCTCTGTGAGGAAATCGACGCCGACGTCCTGACTCAGCGTCGTGTAACGGATCTCATCAGCGAACTCGACATGCTCGGCATCGTCAACGCCGTCGTCGTCTCGAAGGGCCGGTACGGCCGGACCAAGGAGATCAGTCTCTCGGTACCGATCGACGAAACGGAGGCCGTGCTCCTCTCAGACTCCCGGCTTTCCGATATCGACGACGTCCAGCCGTTCGTTCAGGCGCGGTTCGAGAACTAG
- a CDS encoding S24/S26 family peptidase: MSGSNPGDPPDDPDERGDDTGERGSPDGDENRDSDANAGRGPDGDANRTPDANAGRDSNRDHPDATAGRDPVTDAKRDPATGIRDSAGRPSETAETAAPGDRVTIEDDGIVRWFLKSNDGNVVFVRDILSSVAIVAVIGLLLFALSGVWPPLVAVESGSMEPDMERGDLIFVIDDDRYVGDDPAGDTGIVPLENGVENGHERFGQPGDVIIFQPNGDERQTPIIHRAHFWVEEDENWVDTKADEEIIGDTTCDDLQTCPANHDGFITKGDANNGYDQQYGSFNEPQSEVVDPDWVTGKARFGIPWLGHIRLTFDSIFGGMLAPSPVIETDPAGVTGLDSSAAQVGLVGTTGAAGATGGIAVAITRYRD; encoded by the coding sequence ATGAGCGGTTCTAACCCCGGTGACCCACCCGACGACCCCGACGAGCGTGGTGACGACACCGGTGAGCGGGGGAGTCCGGACGGTGACGAAAACCGGGATTCGGACGCGAATGCGGGTCGAGGTCCGGACGGCGACGCAAACCGTACCCCGGACGCAAACGCGGGCCGAGACTCAAACCGCGACCATCCGGACGCGACTGCGGGTCGAGACCCAGTTACTGACGCGAAGCGAGATCCGGCCACCGGGATCCGAGATTCGGCCGGGAGACCCTCCGAGACCGCCGAAACGGCCGCTCCCGGCGATCGGGTGACGATCGAGGACGACGGCATCGTTCGCTGGTTCCTGAAATCCAACGACGGGAACGTCGTCTTCGTTCGCGATATCCTGAGCAGCGTCGCCATCGTCGCCGTGATCGGACTCCTCCTGTTTGCACTCAGCGGGGTCTGGCCGCCGCTGGTCGCCGTCGAGAGCGGAAGCATGGAGCCGGATATGGAGCGAGGCGATCTCATCTTCGTCATCGATGATGACCGATACGTCGGCGACGATCCGGCCGGTGACACCGGGATCGTCCCCCTCGAGAACGGCGTCGAAAACGGCCACGAGCGCTTCGGTCAACCGGGCGACGTCATCATCTTCCAGCCTAACGGCGACGAGAGACAGACACCGATAATCCATCGGGCCCACTTTTGGGTCGAAGAGGACGAAAACTGGGTCGACACGAAAGCCGACGAGGAGATCATCGGCGATACGACCTGCGACGATTTACAGACCTGTCCCGCGAACCACGACGGGTTCATCACGAAAGGTGACGCCAACAACGGCTACGACCAGCAGTACGGCAGCTTCAACGAGCCACAGAGCGAAGTCGTCGATCCCGACTGGGTTACCGGCAAAGCTAGATTCGGCATTCCGTGGCTCGGACACATCAGACTGACGTTCGATTCGATTTTCGGCGGAATGCTCGCCCCCTCACCCGTGATCGAAACCGATCCCGCGGGAGTGACCGGGCTCGACTCGAGCGCCGCACAGGTCGGTCTCGTCGGAACCACCGGCGCTGCCGGCGCAACTGGCGGCATTGCCGTCGCGATCACCCGGTACCGAGACTGA
- a CDS encoding DNA-directed DNA polymerase II small subunit — protein MPLEASARIVSELTSRGYNAEREAVTKLASADDPHATLERVVEELPADALVVQTDHVEAVLSATEADAKPTAGGQQSPATTENEDPSVSTGDRTADPTAVGGAAPVETGGSAGANRSVDPELRSLEIAGDMTGDSTGTGEYEDFVAVFRDRLEKLGSKLRGRVNHRPATAIQKMPGGGEVGMVGLVNDIRSTASGHWLIELEDATGTFPWLVMKDREYADLVEELLCDEVLAMEGTLADDSGIAFVDSMYFPDVPRTHKPSTADRHVQAALISDVHVGSQEFMHDAWNAFADWLHTAEAQHVEYLLIAGDMVEGVGVYPNQDEELDVVDIYEQYEVFNEYLKQVPGDIEIVMIPGNHDAVRLAEPQPGFDENLREIMSAHDSRIVSNPSTVTLEGVSVLMYHGVSLDEVIAELPEEKASYDDPHKAMFHLLKKRHVAPQFGGHTRLAPEEEDYLVMEEVPDIFHTGHVHKLGFGKYHNVLAINSGCWQSQTDFQKSVNIDPDAGFAPIVDLDTLDVTVQKFS, from the coding sequence GTGCCACTCGAGGCCTCCGCTCGGATCGTCAGCGAACTCACCAGCCGCGGGTACAACGCCGAACGCGAGGCCGTCACGAAACTCGCGTCGGCCGACGACCCGCACGCGACCCTCGAGCGCGTCGTCGAGGAACTACCGGCGGACGCGCTGGTCGTTCAAACCGACCACGTCGAAGCCGTCCTCTCGGCGACCGAGGCGGACGCGAAACCGACAGCGGGCGGGCAGCAATCACCCGCCACAACCGAGAACGAAGACCCCTCCGTTTCGACTGGAGATCGAACAGCCGATCCGACGGCCGTGGGCGGGGCGGCTCCAGTCGAAACAGGGGGGTCTGCAGGCGCCAACCGATCGGTTGATCCCGAGTTACGATCGCTCGAGATCGCGGGAGATATGACCGGTGACAGCACCGGAACGGGCGAGTACGAGGATTTCGTCGCCGTTTTCCGGGATCGACTCGAGAAACTGGGATCGAAGCTTCGGGGTCGGGTCAACCACCGACCGGCAACAGCAATCCAGAAGATGCCAGGCGGCGGCGAGGTCGGGATGGTCGGGCTGGTCAACGACATTCGCTCGACAGCGAGCGGCCACTGGCTGATCGAACTCGAGGACGCGACCGGAACGTTCCCGTGGCTAGTGATGAAAGATCGGGAGTATGCCGACCTGGTGGAGGAACTGCTCTGTGACGAGGTGTTAGCGATGGAGGGGACTCTCGCCGACGACTCCGGGATCGCGTTCGTCGACTCGATGTACTTCCCGGACGTTCCCCGCACCCACAAGCCCTCGACAGCAGATCGCCACGTACAGGCGGCGCTGATCAGCGACGTCCACGTCGGAAGCCAGGAGTTCATGCACGACGCCTGGAACGCCTTCGCGGACTGGCTACACACCGCCGAGGCCCAGCACGTCGAGTACCTGCTCATCGCGGGTGACATGGTGGAAGGCGTCGGCGTCTACCCGAACCAGGACGAAGAACTCGACGTTGTCGACATCTACGAGCAGTACGAGGTGTTCAACGAGTACCTCAAACAGGTGCCCGGCGACATCGAGATCGTGATGATTCCGGGTAACCACGACGCGGTGCGCCTCGCCGAACCCCAGCCCGGATTCGACGAGAACCTCCGGGAGATCATGTCGGCACACGACTCGCGGATCGTCAGCAATCCGTCGACGGTGACCCTCGAGGGCGTCTCCGTCCTGATGTACCACGGCGTCTCGCTGGACGAAGTGATCGCGGAACTCCCCGAGGAGAAGGCGAGCTACGACGACCCACACAAGGCGATGTTCCACCTCCTCAAGAAGCGCCACGTCGCGCCTCAGTTCGGGGGCCACACGCGACTCGCACCCGAAGAGGAGGACTACCTCGTGATGGAGGAGGTGCCCGACATTTTCCACACCGGCCACGTCCACAAACTCGGCTTCGGGAAGTACCACAACGTGCTCGCGATCAACTCCGGCTGCTGGCAGTCTCAGACCGATTTCCAGAAGAGCGTCAATATCGACCCCGACGCCGGATTCGCGCCCATCGTCGACCTCGATACGCTGGACGTGACGGTTCAGAAGTTCAGTTGA
- a CDS encoding aspartate kinase, translated as MRVVAKFGGTSLGSGDRINRAADSIAAAVEDGHEIAVVASAMGSTTDDLLEEISFETDEADRAQIVSMGERTSVRMLKAALSARGIDAAFFEPGADGWPVVTDEYGEVDVEETQKRALEVAEDLDTTVPVITGFLAEGPDGSITTLGRGGSDTTAVMMGKYMDADEVVIVTDVEGVMTGDPHVVEGARNVGEISVDELRNLSFRGAEVVAPSALSYKGGNLDVRVVHYQHGDLLSGGTSIEGEFKNLVDLRERPLACLTIAGRAIRNQPGIFNHLSEALSESDINIDAVASGMDTVTFYIDEAEAERAENILHREVIARDELSSVTVDSPIAVVRVTGGELPNQPGIISEIVNPLAEERIHLQDIITSATSVALFVEWDDREKTLELTQDLF; from the coding sequence ATGCGCGTCGTAGCCAAATTCGGGGGAACGAGCCTCGGAAGCGGGGATCGAATCAATCGCGCCGCGGACTCGATCGCGGCAGCCGTCGAGGACGGCCACGAGATCGCCGTCGTCGCCAGCGCGATGGGATCGACGACGGACGACCTGCTCGAGGAGATCTCTTTCGAGACTGACGAAGCCGACCGCGCCCAGATCGTCAGTATGGGCGAGCGAACGTCCGTCCGGATGCTCAAGGCCGCGCTGTCGGCTCGAGGCATCGACGCGGCGTTCTTCGAACCCGGCGCCGACGGCTGGCCCGTCGTCACCGACGAGTACGGCGAGGTCGACGTCGAGGAGACCCAGAAGCGAGCGCTCGAGGTCGCCGAGGATCTCGACACTACCGTGCCGGTCATCACGGGCTTCCTCGCGGAAGGGCCGGATGGCTCGATCACGACGCTCGGCCGCGGTGGCAGCGACACGACGGCCGTGATGATGGGCAAGTACATGGACGCCGACGAGGTCGTCATCGTCACCGACGTCGAGGGCGTCATGACGGGCGACCCCCACGTCGTCGAGGGTGCACGTAACGTCGGCGAGATTTCGGTCGACGAGCTTCGGAACCTCTCGTTCCGCGGGGCCGAGGTTGTCGCGCCGTCCGCGCTGTCGTACAAGGGTGGAAACCTCGATGTCCGCGTCGTTCACTACCAGCACGGCGACCTGCTCTCCGGCGGGACGAGCATCGAAGGCGAGTTCAAGAACCTCGTCGACCTGCGCGAGCGGCCGCTCGCTTGCCTGACCATCGCCGGTCGGGCGATCCGCAACCAGCCGGGTATCTTCAACCACCTCTCGGAGGCGCTCTCCGAGAGCGACATCAACATCGACGCCGTCGCCAGCGGGATGGACACCGTCACGTTCTACATCGACGAGGCGGAGGCTGAACGCGCCGAGAACATCCTCCACCGCGAGGTTATCGCCCGCGACGAACTCTCGAGCGTTACCGTCGACTCGCCGATTGCTGTCGTCCGCGTCACCGGCGGCGAACTCCCCAACCAGCCGGGAATCATCAGCGAGATCGTCAACCCGCTCGCCGAGGAGCGAATCCACCTCCAGGACATCATCACGAGCGCGACCAGCGTCGCCCTCTTCGTCGAGTGGGACGACCGAGAGAAGACCCTCGAGTTGACTCAGGACCTCTTCTAG
- a CDS encoding tryptophanase: MVAYKSKVVERIHLPSRERRERALEEAGYNVFELAAEEVFVDLLTDSGTGAMSDEQWAALLRGDESYAGSRSFDELESAVQDVMGFSRVVPTHQGRGAENVLYGALLSEGDVALNNTHFDTTRAHVANQGADPVDCPVDRAHDLTVDGSFKGNFSLDRAWSIVDEVGAERVPVVISTITNNSAAGQPVSVENTRRVREFADEIGATFVIDACRFAENAAFVRDREAEFSDSTAAEIAREQLGYADALVMSGKKDGLVNAGGFVATDNETLFERCKQRAILYEGFPTYGGMSGRDVAAMAVGLREAVEEAYVTDRLEQVRTFAELLEDAGVPIYTPPGGHAVYLDAASALPHVPPAEFPGQALVCALYREGGVRGVELGSFAFPDTDRPELVRLAIPRRTYHREHLEHVVETATTVLENQEAVSGLEVISEPENRELRHFTASLEPISH, from the coding sequence ATGGTTGCCTACAAGTCGAAAGTGGTCGAGCGGATTCACCTTCCTTCGCGCGAGCGCCGCGAGCGCGCGCTCGAGGAGGCCGGCTACAACGTCTTCGAACTCGCCGCCGAGGAGGTCTTCGTCGATCTGCTGACCGACAGCGGCACCGGCGCGATGAGCGACGAGCAGTGGGCTGCGTTGCTCCGCGGCGACGAGTCCTACGCGGGATCGCGGAGTTTCGACGAACTCGAGTCCGCCGTCCAAGATGTCATGGGATTCTCACGGGTCGTTCCGACCCACCAGGGACGCGGCGCGGAGAACGTCCTCTACGGCGCGCTCCTCTCCGAGGGCGATGTCGCGCTCAACAACACGCACTTCGATACGACGCGCGCACACGTCGCGAATCAGGGGGCCGATCCGGTCGACTGTCCGGTCGACCGCGCCCACGACCTGACGGTCGACGGCTCGTTCAAGGGGAACTTCTCGCTGGACCGTGCCTGGTCGATCGTCGACGAAGTGGGTGCGGAACGCGTCCCCGTAGTGATCTCGACGATCACGAACAACTCGGCGGCGGGCCAGCCGGTCAGCGTCGAAAACACCCGCCGCGTCCGCGAGTTCGCGGACGAGATCGGCGCGACGTTCGTGATCGACGCCTGCCGGTTCGCCGAGAACGCCGCCTTCGTCAGGGACCGTGAGGCGGAGTTTTCCGACTCGACGGCCGCCGAAATCGCTCGCGAACAGCTCGGCTACGCCGATGCGCTCGTGATGAGCGGGAAGAAAGACGGACTGGTGAACGCCGGCGGCTTCGTCGCGACCGACAACGAGACGCTCTTCGAGCGCTGTAAACAGCGAGCGATCCTCTACGAGGGCTTTCCCACCTACGGCGGGATGTCCGGCCGGGACGTCGCCGCGATGGCCGTCGGGCTCCGGGAGGCCGTCGAGGAGGCCTACGTCACGGATCGCCTCGAGCAGGTCCGAACGTTTGCCGAACTGCTCGAGGATGCCGGCGTCCCGATCTACACGCCGCCCGGCGGTCACGCCGTCTATCTCGACGCGGCGAGCGCGCTTCCGCACGTTCCGCCCGCGGAGTTCCCGGGGCAGGCCCTGGTCTGTGCGCTGTATCGGGAGGGCGGCGTTCGCGGCGTCGAACTCGGCAGTTTCGCGTTCCCGGATACCGATCGCCCGGAACTGGTTCGACTCGCGATTCCGCGCCGCACCTACCACCGGGAACACCTGGAGCACGTGGTCGAGACGGCCACGACCGTTCTCGAGAACCAGGAGGCGGTGTCGGGACTCGAGGTCATTTCCGAGCCCGAAAACCGCGAGTTACGGCACTTTACGGCGTCGCTCGAGCCAATTTCGCACTGA
- a CDS encoding DUF5789 family protein, producing the protein MADDKKSRDKQADDEERRQRERELQEARDRDDELEPTDPEQDEQFEDLDDALEAHEYPTTADDLRGAYGDHAVETQGGSRPLEDILEPVNDESYDSADDVRNRIQGLINR; encoded by the coding sequence ATGGCAGACGATAAGAAATCCCGAGACAAGCAGGCCGACGACGAGGAGCGACGCCAGCGAGAGCGAGAACTGCAGGAGGCGCGCGATCGCGACGACGAACTCGAGCCGACGGATCCCGAGCAGGACGAACAGTTCGAGGACCTCGACGACGCGCTCGAGGCACACGAGTACCCGACGACTGCCGACGACCTCCGCGGAGCCTACGGCGACCACGCAGTCGAAACGCAGGGCGGGTCGAGACCCCTCGAAGACATACTCGAGCCGGTCAACGACGAATCCTACGACTCCGCGGACGACGTTCGGAATCGGATACAGGGTCTGATTAACCGCTGA
- a CDS encoding GNAT family N-acetyltransferase → MDGHVRTATADDALDVRRILDAAMLEPGDVEIRIENADVLVAGDHRGGTEANDASERVLGTVVLESREEVYGAHVSAIGVRRRHRGKGIGRALMERALEREGRLTVRFDDGVRPFYESLGFSIESIDDQRYRGVTALDRS, encoded by the coding sequence ATGGACGGCCACGTCCGCACCGCCACCGCCGACGACGCACTCGACGTGAGACGCATCCTCGACGCGGCCATGCTCGAGCCGGGCGACGTCGAAATCCGGATCGAGAACGCGGACGTGCTCGTCGCCGGCGATCATCGCGGCGGAACCGAAGCGAACGACGCCAGCGAACGAGTTCTCGGCACGGTCGTCCTCGAGTCCCGCGAGGAGGTCTACGGCGCGCACGTCTCGGCGATCGGCGTCCGCCGCCGTCACCGAGGAAAGGGCATCGGCCGCGCGCTGATGGAACGGGCGCTCGAGCGCGAGGGTCGGCTGACGGTCCGCTTCGACGACGGCGTCCGTCCGTTTTACGAGTCGCTCGGGTTCTCGATCGAGTCGATCGACGACCAGCGATACCGGGGCGTCACGGCACTCGACCGGTCGTAA
- a CDS encoding redoxin domain-containing protein, translating to MTGDAAELTLENVGPGPDPLTLAELAVPVEPADPTTTEEADTAHESILLLLHRDHHAGQCRRQIRAVADRYDEFRDRGCQVVSVVPEPRERVEQWQARYDLPFPLCADPEATAGDTFDQPIRLGALGEQFDVVGRMPVAIIFDIDDDGAIDIATAYRGRTNLDRPDIDELLATIDRQT from the coding sequence ATGACTGGTGACGCCGCCGAACTAACACTCGAGAACGTCGGCCCGGGACCGGATCCGCTCACGCTGGCGGAGTTAGCGGTGCCGGTCGAACCGGCCGACCCCACGACGACCGAAGAGGCCGATACGGCTCACGAGTCCATCCTCCTGTTGCTCCACCGCGACCACCACGCCGGGCAGTGTCGCCGACAGATCCGAGCCGTCGCCGACCGTTACGACGAGTTCCGCGACCGTGGTTGTCAGGTCGTCTCAGTGGTCCCCGAACCCCGTGAGCGCGTCGAGCAGTGGCAAGCGCGCTACGATCTCCCGTTTCCGCTCTGTGCCGATCCGGAGGCGACCGCGGGCGACACCTTCGACCAACCGATTCGCCTCGGGGCACTCGGCGAACAGTTCGACGTCGTCGGCCGAATGCCGGTCGCGATCATCTTCGACATCGACGACGACGGAGCGATCGATATCGCCACTGCCTACCGCGGGCGGACGAATCTCGATCGGCCCGACATCGACGAGTTGTTGGCCACCATCGACCGACAAACGTAA
- the samp2 gene encoding ubiquitin-like small modifier protein SAMP2: MRVTVDVKGEETHEIDLEAVSEAEPNDGTEADGATPTYQELLREIGLSPHEVSVLVDGRPVPEDQPVESDHVTVLRLIKGGSGETGDRNR, encoded by the coding sequence ATGCGCGTCACCGTCGATGTCAAGGGCGAGGAGACACACGAGATCGATCTCGAGGCGGTGTCAGAAGCCGAACCGAACGACGGGACGGAAGCCGACGGAGCGACACCGACGTACCAGGAGCTACTGCGCGAGATCGGTCTCAGTCCCCACGAGGTGAGCGTCCTCGTCGACGGTCGGCCCGTTCCCGAGGATCAGCCCGTCGAGAGCGACCACGTAACGGTGTTGCGGTTGATCAAGGGCGGGTCGGGCGAAACTGGCGACAGGAACCGCTGA